One stretch of Aquimarina sp. Aq107 DNA includes these proteins:
- a CDS encoding penicillin-binding protein: MFIFAILVLVKLVKTQFVEGDMYRAKAEERVFRTFDIPANRGNLYDSKGNLLATSVPKYDIRFDAVTVTDKDFRENIKELSIALAKEFGRSSEYYDDKLRRARDNKNRYFLIKRNLGYSQYIRVKGFPLFKYGSNRGGLIVEQRTIREHPIGKIAERTVGYERQDEQGYYTRVGLEGAYGPFLRGKEGKRKKQKIAKNQWKPIGDANEVEPQDGYDVISTIDVNVQDITHHALLAQLEKFEAEHGTVVVMETRTGEIKAISNLGRTKSGKYYEKLNYAVGESHEPGSTFKLMAMVAALEDKVIDSSYIVDTENGRVKFYDRVVKDSKWGGYGKISAAKAFELSSNTAFAKIIDENYKDDPKKFVNRLMNMGLHKTLGLSIKGEGKPKIPYPGDKDWYGTTLPWMAHGYGVAVTPLQTLAFYNAIANDGEMVKPRFIKEVKAWDKTKERFDKEVLNSAICSKETAKIVQEMMKNVVVRGTADNIHTESFQIAGKTGTCWGNYGKDKEREYISSFAGYFPADDPRYSCIVVIHKPNKEKGYYGNIVAAPVFKTIALKVYNDIPVIDEVSADIVESEEISESYEEYFKKARKYKTIMPNLKGMPAMDVISLLENMGLKVEVKGSGKVKSQSIEPGAKVKTNQTIRIELS, from the coding sequence ATGTTCATCTTCGCAATTTTGGTTTTGGTAAAGCTTGTGAAAACACAATTTGTAGAAGGGGATATGTATCGTGCAAAAGCAGAGGAGCGTGTTTTTAGAACATTTGATATACCTGCTAATCGCGGTAACTTATATGATAGTAAAGGTAATTTGTTAGCTACATCAGTACCTAAGTATGATATTAGATTTGATGCTGTAACGGTTACGGATAAGGATTTTAGAGAGAATATTAAGGAGTTATCTATAGCATTAGCGAAAGAGTTCGGAAGATCATCAGAATATTATGATGATAAACTAAGAAGAGCAAGAGATAATAAGAATAGGTATTTTTTAATAAAAAGAAATTTAGGGTATTCTCAATACATAAGAGTTAAAGGTTTTCCTCTCTTTAAATATGGGTCTAATAGAGGAGGACTTATTGTAGAACAACGCACGATTCGTGAACATCCAATTGGAAAAATAGCAGAACGAACGGTAGGTTATGAGCGCCAAGATGAGCAAGGGTATTATACTAGAGTTGGATTAGAGGGTGCGTATGGTCCGTTTTTAAGAGGGAAAGAAGGGAAGCGTAAAAAGCAAAAAATAGCAAAAAACCAATGGAAACCTATTGGAGATGCTAATGAGGTAGAGCCTCAAGATGGGTATGACGTGATTTCAACAATTGATGTTAATGTTCAGGATATTACTCACCATGCTTTATTAGCGCAATTAGAGAAATTCGAAGCAGAGCATGGAACTGTGGTTGTTATGGAAACAAGAACGGGAGAGATTAAAGCAATCTCTAACCTAGGGCGAACAAAATCTGGGAAATACTATGAGAAGCTGAATTATGCGGTTGGAGAATCACACGAACCAGGTTCTACTTTTAAGTTGATGGCAATGGTAGCAGCCTTAGAGGATAAGGTTATTGATTCTAGTTATATAGTAGATACAGAGAATGGTCGTGTTAAGTTTTATGATAGAGTTGTAAAAGATTCTAAATGGGGTGGGTATGGTAAAATATCAGCTGCAAAAGCATTTGAATTATCATCCAATACAGCTTTTGCTAAGATTATAGATGAAAATTATAAAGATGATCCAAAGAAATTTGTAAACCGATTAATGAATATGGGGTTGCATAAAACATTGGGACTATCTATTAAAGGAGAAGGTAAACCAAAGATTCCATATCCAGGTGATAAAGATTGGTACGGTACTACATTGCCTTGGATGGCTCATGGATATGGAGTAGCTGTAACTCCTCTGCAAACATTAGCTTTTTATAATGCTATTGCAAATGACGGAGAGATGGTGAAACCTAGGTTTATAAAAGAAGTAAAAGCTTGGGATAAAACCAAAGAAAGATTTGATAAGGAAGTTCTTAACTCAGCAATATGTTCTAAAGAAACTGCAAAGATTGTTCAGGAAATGATGAAGAATGTTGTAGTGAGAGGAACCGCTGATAATATACATACTGAGAGTTTTCAGATAGCTGGAAAAACAGGGACTTGTTGGGGTAATTATGGAAAAGATAAGGAAAGAGAATATATATCTTCTTTCGCTGGATATTTTCCAGCAGATGATCCTAGATATTCTTGTATTGTGGTTATTCATAAACCAAATAAAGAAAAAGGGTATTACGGAAATATAGTAGCAGCGCCCGTATTTAAAACCATTGCTTTAAAAGTGTACAATGACATACCTGTAATTGATGAAGTTTCTGCGGATATCGTAGAAAGCGAAGAAATATCTGAAAGTTATGAGGAGTACTTTAAGAAAGCAAGAAAGTATAAAACTATAATGCCAAATTTAAAAGGAATGCCTGCAATGGATGTAATTTCTCTTTTAGAAAATATGGGATTGAAAGTAGAGGTAAAAGGCTCTGGTAAAGTGAAAAGTCAGTCAATTGAACCAGGTGCTAAAGTAAAAACAAATCAAACAATTAGGATAGAATTATCGTGA
- a CDS encoding FtsL-like putative cell division protein, which produces MKQTVYDILKGKFLIADDAMKNWRMLLFLSFLAIIMIASSHNAESKVHEIAKLNNEVRELRTQFVDGRTELMQLKMESSVIEKMTKKGIKRPTKPPQKIIVKE; this is translated from the coding sequence TTGAAGCAAACGGTATACGATATATTAAAAGGAAAATTTCTTATTGCTGATGATGCGATGAAGAATTGGCGTATGCTACTCTTTTTGTCGTTTTTGGCAATTATTATGATTGCTAGTTCGCATAATGCAGAAAGTAAAGTTCATGAGATTGCAAAACTTAATAATGAAGTTAGGGAGTTAAGAACGCAATTTGTAGATGGACGAACAGAATTGATGCAGTTAAAAATGGAATCTTCTGTAATCGAAAAAATGACAAAAAAAGGAATTAAAAGACCAACGAAACCACCACAAAAAATAATAGTAAAAGAGTAA
- the rsmH gene encoding 16S rRNA (cytosine(1402)-N(4))-methyltransferase RsmH — MEYHNPVLLKETVDGLAIKPDGVYVDVTFGGGGHSREILKRLGANGKLYAFDQDKDALLNAIDDDRFVLINENFRFIKRFLRFYGVKKVDGVLGDFGVSSHQFDVAERGFSTRFEADLDMRMNQDGELSAYHVVNEYDESDLRKMFLQYGELRNAPKLARAIVNSRNDRPIKTSAELKEVLKPFMVRHKEHKILAQIYQAIRIEVNQEIEVLKEFLIQTEEVLDKGGRISLISYHSLEDRLVKRYIRSGLFEGEPEKDLYGNVSVPFKKVGGLIVPNEEEIKINNRARSAKLRIAEKI, encoded by the coding sequence ATGGAATATCATAACCCGGTTTTACTGAAAGAAACCGTTGACGGTCTTGCGATAAAACCAGATGGTGTATATGTGGATGTTACCTTTGGAGGAGGAGGGCATTCTAGAGAGATTTTAAAGAGATTAGGTGCAAATGGTAAATTATATGCTTTTGATCAAGATAAAGATGCGTTACTAAATGCAATCGATGATGATAGGTTTGTTTTAATTAACGAGAATTTCAGATTCATTAAACGTTTTCTACGTTTTTACGGGGTTAAAAAAGTAGATGGAGTCTTAGGTGATTTTGGAGTTTCCTCTCATCAGTTTGATGTTGCAGAAAGAGGATTCTCTACCAGATTTGAAGCTGATTTGGATATGAGGATGAATCAAGATGGTGAATTATCGGCTTATCATGTGGTTAATGAATATGATGAATCAGACTTAAGAAAAATGTTTTTGCAGTATGGGGAGTTAAGAAATGCTCCTAAACTAGCTAGAGCAATTGTTAATTCTAGGAACGATAGACCGATTAAGACTAGCGCGGAGCTAAAAGAGGTGTTGAAACCTTTTATGGTTAGACATAAAGAACACAAGATTTTAGCGCAGATATATCAGGCTATAAGAATAGAAGTGAATCAAGAAATAGAGGTTCTTAAGGAGTTTCTTATACAAACGGAAGAAGTATTAGATAAAGGGGGAAGAATAAGTTTGATATCATATCATTCTTTAGAAGATAGATTAGTAAAGAGGTATATCAGAAGCGGATTGTTCGAGGGAGAACCAGAAAAGGATTTGTATGGTAATGTGTCAGTCCCTTTTAAAAAAGTAGGAGGTTTGATTGTTCCAAACGAAGAAGAAATTAAAATAAATAATAGAGCGCGAAGTGCTAAACTAAGAATAGCAGAAAAGATTTGA
- the mraZ gene encoding division/cell wall cluster transcriptional repressor MraZ has protein sequence MVNLIGTYECKADAKGRLMIPAAFKKQLSPVLQEGFVLKRAVFQPCLELYPMEEWNLLMQKMNKLNRFKKKNNDFIRRFTAGVKVVEIDSTGRLLIPKDLVSFAGITKELVLSSAVNIIEIWDKAQYEKVIDDTAVDFADLAEEVMGLDDETDGIS, from the coding sequence GTGGTAAATCTTATAGGTACATACGAATGTAAAGCAGATGCTAAGGGGCGTCTGATGATACCTGCAGCTTTTAAAAAACAACTTTCTCCTGTTTTGCAGGAGGGATTTGTGTTGAAAAGAGCTGTTTTTCAGCCTTGCTTAGAATTGTATCCGATGGAAGAATGGAATCTTCTGATGCAAAAGATGAATAAGTTAAACCGCTTCAAAAAGAAAAATAATGATTTCATCCGGAGGTTTACGGCAGGAGTTAAAGTTGTTGAAATAGATTCAACCGGGCGCCTTTTGATACCAAAGGATTTAGTCAGTTTTGCAGGGATTACTAAAGAATTAGTCTTGTCATCTGCTGTTAATATTATTGAGATATGGGATAAAGCTCAATATGAAAAAGTGATAGATGATACCGCTGTTGATTTTGCAGATCTGGCGGAAGAAGTAATGGGATTAGATGATGAAACAGATGGAATATCATAA
- a CDS encoding alpha/beta fold hydrolase, whose translation MKHELKKDGKFSYLELGEGTPIVILHGLMGGLSNFDGVSNYFPENGYKVLIPELPLYEMPLIKTSVGTFAKYLKDFIDQLGYNEVILLGNSLGGHIGLLCTKMFPEKVKALVITGSSGLYESAMGESYPKRGDYEYIKAKAENVFYDPAIATKEIVDEVYATVNDRNKLIRTLAIAKSAIRHNMAKDLPNMKTPTCIIWGKNDNVTPPEVADDFNRLLPDSDLYWIDKCGHAAMMEHPEEFNTLLHSWLKERNF comes from the coding sequence ATGAAGCACGAATTAAAAAAAGACGGAAAATTTAGTTATCTGGAACTCGGAGAAGGCACGCCAATAGTTATTTTACATGGACTAATGGGTGGTCTCAGCAACTTTGATGGTGTAAGTAATTATTTTCCAGAAAATGGATACAAAGTATTGATACCAGAACTTCCTTTGTATGAAATGCCGTTGATAAAAACCAGTGTAGGTACTTTTGCTAAATACCTTAAAGATTTTATCGATCAACTTGGATATAATGAAGTAATTCTTCTAGGAAATTCTCTTGGAGGACATATCGGATTGTTATGCACCAAGATGTTTCCAGAAAAAGTTAAAGCTTTGGTAATTACTGGGAGCTCAGGTCTATATGAAAGTGCGATGGGAGAAAGTTATCCTAAGCGCGGTGACTATGAATACATTAAAGCTAAGGCAGAAAATGTTTTTTATGATCCTGCAATCGCTACCAAAGAAATTGTAGATGAAGTGTACGCAACAGTAAACGATAGAAACAAGTTAATTAGAACACTTGCTATTGCAAAAAGTGCTATTAGACACAATATGGCTAAAGATCTTCCTAATATGAAGACGCCAACCTGCATCATATGGGGTAAAAACGATAATGTCACTCCTCCAGAAGTTGCAGACGATTTCAATAGACTATTACCAGATTCTGACCTTTACTGGATTGACAAGTGTGGACATGCCGCTATGATGGAACACCCTGAGGAATTTAACACTCTATTACATTCTTGGCTTAAAGAACGTAATTTCTAA
- the yihA gene encoding ribosome biogenesis GTP-binding protein YihA/YsxC yields the protein MKISSAEFVMSNSDVAKCPKNNLPEYAFIGRSNVGKSSLINMLASRKSLAKTSGRPGKTQLINHFLINKNWFLVDLPGYGYARVSKSSKKVFQKFITAYFSKRTQLVSAFVLVDSRHEPQKIDLEFMQWLGENQIPFSIIFTKADKLTKTKLPSNIEAYKNEMLQYWEEMPNYFITSSSSGLGKEEVLNYIEEINQQIAKS from the coding sequence ATGAAGATTAGCAGTGCTGAATTTGTAATGAGTAACAGCGATGTGGCGAAATGTCCTAAAAACAACTTGCCAGAATATGCTTTTATAGGCAGATCAAACGTTGGTAAATCTTCTTTAATTAATATGCTAGCCAGTCGAAAAAGTCTGGCAAAAACTTCTGGTCGACCTGGAAAAACTCAATTAATAAATCATTTTCTAATTAATAAAAATTGGTTTTTAGTCGATTTACCAGGTTATGGTTATGCAAGAGTTTCTAAATCATCTAAAAAAGTATTTCAGAAGTTTATTACTGCATATTTCTCTAAAAGAACTCAGTTAGTATCTGCATTTGTATTAGTAGATTCTAGACATGAGCCACAAAAAATTGATTTAGAATTTATGCAGTGGCTTGGAGAGAATCAAATTCCTTTTTCTATAATTTTTACTAAAGCTGATAAACTCACAAAAACTAAGCTACCAAGCAATATTGAAGCGTACAAAAATGAAATGTTACAATATTGGGAAGAAATGCCTAATTATTTTATTACCTCTTCTTCATCTGGACTCGGCAAAGAAGAAGTACTAAATTACATAGAAGAAATCAATCAGCAAATCGCTAAATCTTAG
- a CDS encoding GTPase, translating to MKRTILFIYNADSSGWNKYLDFAHKIISPSTYSCDLCNLTHGSFSEKKTWKAFREKSSNTMIFLYKNEFLKEHKKSNYQELTFPVILEQKKSGLEILVKSKELKSIKSAEDLIEILSVKLI from the coding sequence TTGAAAAGGACAATTTTATTCATTTATAATGCGGATTCCAGTGGTTGGAATAAGTATTTGGATTTTGCTCATAAGATAATAAGCCCATCTACGTATTCTTGTGACCTTTGTAATTTGACTCATGGAAGTTTTTCGGAAAAGAAAACATGGAAAGCATTTAGAGAAAAATCTTCAAATACAATGATTTTTTTGTATAAAAATGAATTTTTGAAGGAGCATAAAAAATCTAACTATCAAGAACTTACATTTCCAGTAATCTTAGAACAAAAAAAGAGTGGATTAGAAATTCTGGTTAAATCCAAAGAATTAAAATCTATTAAATCAGCAGAAGATCTGATAGAAATTCTTAGTGTTAAGTTAATCTAA